CGTTCACTGCCTTTCCCTTCCGCACGAACCCACCCCTTCACCCCTCTCAGCGTTGAAAGAGGCTGGGCTATTGTCGATTCTTTCCCAGACGAGAGGCTACCCTTGTCAATGGCGCCGCCCGCAATTAAGATTTCAGCATGTTCGATCGAGTCATCCTTTTTGGCGCGCTGATGCTGGCGGAGCTTTCCGCCATTGGCGCAGACGTTCTTCAACTCCGCGACCAGGCGGCCATCAACGGCCGAATTCTGGTCGAGAAACCGGACCAGGTCGCAGTGGACATTGGTTACACCGTGCTCGTCGTGCCCCGCAACCACATCGTGGCCATCACCCGGTCGGACGCCGCGAAATCGGGGAAAGACGAAGGGGAAGCCGCGGCTTCTTCTCCGGAGGCGAAAGCGGCTCTGTTTCACGCCGCCGGAGGTTACAAGCAGGAACGAAGCGTGCGCGAACTGGTCAAGCTGCTCGGCGAAAGTGTCGTGCAGGTCAGGACACCGGGCGGGTTGGGTTCCGGCTTCGTCCTCAACGAGGAAGGCTACCTGATCACGAATTTCCACGTCATCGAAAGCGAGACCCAGATTTCGGTCGAGGTCTATCATCAGAAAGAAGGCCAGTTCGAGCGCAAGACCTACAAAGAAGTCCGCATCGTGGCCATGAACAAGTTTGAAGACCTGGCCTTGCTTAAGATCGACGACAAGGAGGCGCCGAAGTTCGCTTTCGTGGCGCTGGGCGATTCCGACGTCATGGCCGTGGGCGACCGCGTTTTCGCCATCGGCAGCCCGCTGGGTTTGGAACGCACGGTGACCGAAGGCATCTTGAGCACGAAAACGCGGCAACTCCAGGGCGAGCTTTACTTGCAGACGACCGCGCAGATCAACCCCGGCAACAGCGGCGGTCCGCTGTTCAACTTGCGCGGAGAAGTCGTGGGCGTGACGAACATGAAGATGACGTTTGGCGAAGGGCTGGGGTTTGCGATCCCGGTGGAAGCCGTAAAGTTTTTCCTGAGCCATCGCGACGCCTTTGCCTACGACAACGACAACCCCAGCAGCCCCTACCGCTATCTGGAGCCGCCCAGCCGCGTGAAGAAAGCGATTTCGGAGCCCTGATCGTGGCGGTTCCGGTGGTGGACATTCTGCGTGTCTGGATACCGCGTTCCCCCTCACCCCAGCCCTCTCCTTTGGGGAGAGGGGGCGTTGCTCGCCGCATTTCGAGGAATCGATCCCGCGAGGCTACTCCAAGCGCGGGATGCCAAATCCCCTCTCCCTGAGGGAGAGGGCCAGGGTGAGGGGGAACGCCAGGCTCCAAACCCAACGCGCGACGCTCAAACCGGACCGCCATAATGCTCGATGTCGAACAACTGCTCTTGGGGTTGCTCGCGGTGTGCGCGCTGGCGCCGCTGCTGCTCAAATTGCGGCGCTTCCGGCCGTGGATTGGCAC
The DNA window shown above is from Verrucomicrobiota bacterium and carries:
- a CDS encoding trypsin-like serine protease produces the protein MDIGYTVLVVPRNHIVAITRSDAAKSGKDEGEAAASSPEAKAALFHAAGGYKQERSVRELVKLLGESVVQVRTPGGLGSGFVLNEEGYLITNFHVIESETQISVEVYHQKEGQFERKTYKEVRIVAMNKFEDLALLKIDDKEAPKFAFVALGDSDVMAVGDRVFAIGSPLGLERTVTEGILSTKTRQLQGELYLQTTAQINPGNSGGPLFNLRGEVVGVTNMKMTFGEGLGFAIPVEAVKFFLSHRDAFAYDNDNPSSPYRYLEPPSRVKKAISEP